The genomic window ACTGCTTGGCTCAGAAAGTGGTTCTGGGGCATGACAGGCCCCACGTGGCCAGAGAAACGGAACCTCCAGGACCAGGGGCACCGTCTGGGGAGAGAGATCATGCAGATCTAGCTACACCCCTCCTGCTTCCAAACCTCTGGGGCTCCCTACTGGGTCAAGTCCATCTCATTTGCTCCCCTGCCCTCATTTACCCACTTCTTCACCCACTGAATATGTCAAGAGGGCTACTTCACATGTCAACAGCAGCCTTCAATGAACCCCTTGGccactttttctcctgttaacttCTGTGTATCCTTCAAGACATGACTCTGGGGTCACCTCcctgggaaggcttctctgacagTGCTGGGCTGGCTGGGCTGCCCTTCTGTGACAATTTCAAACCTCCCTGTGTATTTTCATATCTGGTTTCtgtgtccatctgtctgtctgtccgcCTGCTATACTTCCTCACCACTAGGTCCAGGAGCTCAAAAGTGACTTGGAATGAATGCCAGTCAgactgccccagggcctttgcacactcATTTCTTCTTGCCTCTTCAtctgcttccctcctcctcttctctcagaTCCTGTTTCAAACAGCCTTTTCTTGGGGAAACCTTCACTGAACCCCCGAACTCCATTCTCAGAACACTGGGTTCCTCTCTTTCAGAGCCATGTTACAGACTGGAAGCAATTATCCGTTTCTtcatgtctgtctctccctggTCTTTCTTATCTCAGAGAACGGCACTGTCCACACAGCATGCCCCTGTGCTCAGGCTGCGGAAGTGGGAGCAATCCTGggttctcctctctcctccttccagccCATGTCTAATCCACCACAAGGCTGGTTGACTGCCTCCAAAACACATATCCGACCCAACCGTTCCGTCATCTCCACCATCCCAGCTCCCTGGATTCCAAGgggcctccttcctctctccttgcaTCTATTTCTGCCCCTCTGGGGTCCCTTCTCCACATGTAAAAGGCGTACCTGATGTCACACCATttttctgctcaaaactctcAGCCCCTTCTCGCACTGTGAACTCTATCTCCGTGTCCTAACCGGCGAGGTCGGCACGATCGGCCCCTCGGACGCTCGCGTCTTCCACCTTGCTCTCCCTTGCTCACTCCActccctgccctggcctcctCCACGTTCCATGAACACATCCagctgctcctgcctcagggtcttgGCACTGGCCATTCCCTCCGCCAGATATTCCCACGGCTGGAGCCCTCTCGTCCTTCAGCTATCTTCTAAATGACCCCTCCTCAGACCAGCCTTCGCTGATGGCCCACTGCACCCACCCCCCAGCTCTGCTCCATGCCcggctttattttatttagtcaGCATCTGCATCACATCGTGTACTAACCTCCCCGTTTGTTTGCTAACCTGCCCCACCAATGGACCATGAGCTCATGGGGAGGCAGGCCAGGGACTTGGTCCCTCTCATTCACCACCAGAGCCGACACCTAGCAATGGGCTGGTGCCATGTTAGCACACCACAAATCTTGTGgaatgaacgaacgaatgaatgaacattTATCCCATCAGAACAAAAGCGCCATGAGACCAGGGCctgtgtctttttctcttccctttgcaatCCCCCAGCTTAAGGCCTGGCACTGAGCTGGGCTCAAtccagatgaataaatgaaagaatcgGGGAAACTCTAAATATTCCAAGTATAAAGGCAGGGAATGTCTGACAAGTGAGCAAATAGCAACCGAATGAACCCCAGTGCCCAATTAAGGGAGCGGAGACATATTTTTCTCTTGTCTGAGGCAGGAAAGATTATAGACAGTGTTCTGCTTGTGCATTCCCAACCCAGGGAGTTAGAAGGAGCCAGTCCCTGCACCAGCCCTGCAACCTGAAGGGCCCTTTGAGCTCAAAGCGGCAGCATCCCCTTGCGCCCTCCCTGAGGGGCTCGGCTGCGACCTACGCCAACATCCTCTGGAAAGCAAGCCTGTGATCCCAGCCAGCCGAGCTGAAGCCGGCCGCTGTGTAGGAAACCACCATTACCGCTCACAAGCTATTGCTTTGGTTTAGAGAGATGAAAGGGAGCAAGTGATCTCGCGGCTCCCCTGGTAGGCTCCtgctagaaaaattaaaaacaggcagaaaatggTTGGCTTTTCTGGGGAAGAAGAAATAGGCAGCAGGAGGCATCAGAGAGTGGGGAAGAGCCTTGGCTTCAGGGTCAGAGAAATCGGGGCTGGAGGCATAGGCCCAACACTTACTGGCTGTGGGACCTCGGGGATGTGAcaccacttctctgagcctcagtttcctcaaccacACATAGGGATAGTAATAACCTTCTAGAACAGGGGTTCTCAAAGTCCAGCTTGGGAACAGCCGCATCAGCACCaccctgagaacttgttagaaatacaagttCTGTATCTGAAACTCAGGGGGcagggcccagaaatctgtgttttaacaagccctccaggggactcTGCTCCACACTCAAGTGTGAGACCCACCGTGCAATTAAATTGGGATAATCGTAAATCACAGGGTTTTTGCGATAATTAAAATCACCAATGGACTAATCTAGGTAAAAGCACAGATGCAGGCCTGGAAGACGGCGCACGCTTGATAAACGTTAGCTGCTGACgctgttgtcattattattgacACTGcccttttcttccagaaatttagTGTCTAACTGGGGAGATAAGACAAGTAACaaataatgacaacaataaaaataaaacaaaaaagagagatcCTTCCATATTTGGGGCCGTGAAGCCACCGAGAGGGAGAGCTTTAGGAGTTGGGAGCAGGAAGAGACTGGGGATGCTGCAGTGGTCTGGGAtggcactcattcattcattcaacaaacctttaATGAGCACCTATTCCATTCTAGGCATGGTGCCAAGTTTAGTGGCTTTCAGCAGTGAACATGAGGgaaatggtccctgccctcaagaggGGTGGGTTATAATATAGGGACAAGTGCAGAGACACCTTGAACACACCAGCGTGTCAATGCAGGGGCATCAGTTGAGCTCACAGGAGGGGCCCCTGTCCCTGGGGGTGCTGATATCCTCTCTGAGCCcagaaggaagagcaggaggcaCACAGCTGAAAGGAGAGGTGCCCACTCTAGCGTCCATGTCacacaactccagggggcgccGTGCACAGAGCCCACTGTGACTGCTGTCCCTTGGAGAGGTGGAGACCCTGGGTGGTACATGAGCAGGGGTGGAGGGCACACCTCATGGAGAGAGGCCGGTGCACAAAGCCTAGGAGGAAGGCGAGGATGCAGCGTGTGGGAGGATGCGAAGGAGTGCAGCGTGACTGAGCCGCAGACTGCGAGGACGGGGGGTGGCGGGCAGTGGAACTGTCCAAGTCAGTGGGGCCGGACCATGAGGGGCTCGAGGGCCCCAGCAAGGCATCTGGGCTATCCTGAGGGCCATGGGGAGCCAGTGAAGGTTTTAAGGCACAGGATGGGAGCCGAGTCTTGCCCTTGGAAATGAGCAGACTTGCTATACACACACAGCACCTCCATTGCCCCCAACCGTGGGACTGTCCTTGACTCTACGTCTATCACCAGCAAGTCCTCTTGGCTCTCCCtctaaaatatatccagaatctgacatTTCTCAGTCCATCCCACCACCCtggtccaggccaccatcatctGTTTGGATCCTTGCAGCAGCCTCCGCcccagcctctctgcctccaccctcaCCTCCTGGGGACTGCTCAACACACGGTGGCCAGGGCGATACTCTTAAAACAACAGTCAGATCATCTCCCTCCGATGGCTCCTCAACCCACTGGGAGTAAAACCTGAGTGCTAAAGGCCACATGTCCTGGACCACTGGCCTCCACTCCAAATCCTCAGTTCCTGCCCTGCAATTCTGAAATCCACAAAGCCCTGAAAAACCAAAAGAGCTGCAAAACCTGCGTGGTGGCAAAACCTGGTCTGAACGAACGTGAAGCTATTTATGGCTTTTGTTATTGTCCTTAGTACGGATGTTTGCGTGTTTCCACGCAGGCACATCACGTGGCAGATTATGGGGAGCTGCATCTACTCTGGGGGTGACAGCAGGGGCCTTCCTGAAGGCTGAGAAAGTCTGGATTAGTAACACGTCTGGCTGCAAGGGCTTCAGCTAAGAGACTGTGGACCTGCATTcccctgacctcatctcctgcccTTCCCCTCGTCCCTTCTGCTCCAACCGTAGAGGCCTCCTCCAGTCCTCCCGGCACATCCCACCTCCGGCCTTTGCCACACCTGCCCTGTCGCCCAACAGGCACGACCCCTTCGTAGCTCGCTGCTCACATCTCCTCTTTAGAAGAGGCCCCCTTGCCGGCGGCCTAAGATAGCCCCCACCGTTAATCTCCAACCCCTTGCTGTGTTTGTCACCACCTGATGTGACATGACATATCATTTCGCCTCCACACCTACTGTCTGGTTCTCTCACCAGCATCTGAGCCCCATGGCTCTTGctcactgctgcatccccagcgCTCAGCACTAAGCGGACGCACAGTAGGGAGTTAGCAAAAATCACTGAAGACATGAATCAACAAACTAATGTACTGTCTGTGATGTAACGTCATCGCCTGAGCCTGGGACCAGGCCACGGGCTTCAGGAGGGCACACAAGCTTTCTGTCCTCCTCACCCCGGCATTCCCAGGGCCACCCGGGCCAAGgtagtcagtaaatatttactgaatgaaggaAAGAGCAAAGTACACAACTTGGATCTGGGGGTGGCGCGTGCAGGATGTGTGGAGGCTTCTGCCACAGCCCAAATGGGATTTGATAAGGGTCTCGCTGTCTGTGGACAGCACGCAAGAAGTCAGTGCCTCCGCGTGCTGAAATCCCCTCATTtgagacaaaaattaaaaacggACCTGGTGCGAGGAGCTTACAAAGGAAAGAAGTAGAAAGGTTGATGGCATGGGAGTGAGGGTCAGTGGGTGTGGCTGTGCTCTGCGGTGTTGGGGGTGGTCAGTCAACCAAACCACAACTGCCAAAGCATCCTACCCAGCATGCACTTACCTTGTAGAAGAAGTGGAGCCCTTggctgaaagagaaaagaaacaaaagctggtTATTTAACCTAGAAATACACTTTTCTTatgtaacattttttcttttttttttggcaaaggtCACCTCCAGGGACGTTGGGAGGTTGGGAGGAATTGCTGAAATCATTTCCTTCAAACCACAGGAAACTCCCACACCCAGCCCAGTGGGGTGTCTATTATCTTCCATCCAGAAAGACCAGGGAGCTGAGTCTTCCTGCTTTCCTACCTCTGGGAGTTGCCAAAGGTCAGATCCAAAAGCagcctccagcctgggaggggccaaATGCCCTACTCTGTCTGGGCCTCACCTCCCTTCACCACACACCTTACCCAAGACCCTGCGACAAACCTGGGTCCCAATCAAGGCCTTTCACTGCCGAAGAACAGCTTCTAGCAGGGCTGGGAGTTGGGGGAGCAGGTGTGAATCCCACTTCTGCCACCAACTCACTCGCTGTGTTACCCTGGGTGGGtcattttccctctctgagctTAGATTTCAGTGCTTTAACTCACAGCGTTGGGCTGGacatccatttattttaaatgtcaccACTTTCTGAAAAAGGATCTTGAGGCAAAAATGGTCCATCTGGTTCAGAGATTCTAAATCTGTGATACAGGGCATCCCACAGAGCAGTCCCCAGGGTTCAGCCAGCATCTGACTCCCATTTCACTGTAAAAGTGTAATTAAAAAGCAACACGCACACTCAAATGTGCTCCGCACCGCATTTTAACAGGTTGGAGGCTGCCGCGAGGCAAGAATTCTCATGGCCAGGTTCACGCTTGGTGCCCGGGAGGTGTTGCATGTTTAGATGAGCAGGTACCAGCTAGGAAGGCTGCAGCTTAGCATCTAATGTCTGGATGGAggaaggatgggtggagggaGGATGATGGGTTGCAAAGCGCTGGGACACGAGTCGTCTCAGGGAGTCCACTGATGGGACACTGATCACCCCATTTATACCAAAGAGACTGGGTGACTCCTTAGGGTCCCACggctggtaagtggtggagttGAAATCAGGACGTTTCACTGTGAGTACTGAGGTAGAGGATGGGCAGACCCCTTCAGGGACCAATGAAGGGGTGTCTCATTAGTGGGGAGGATGTGCAGAGTCTCAAATGTGGTCCCTGCAGACCCGCTGCCCAGGTGAATCCTGGCCCCATCACTTACCAGTTGTGAGGCCTTGAGTAAGTTTTATAGCCTTCCCatgccacagtttcctcatctgtaaaatgggtttagTAAAACCACTGCAGGGGTCTGTgatgagaacagtgcctggcacatcagaaGAGCTGAGTGAGTGCTAGTTGTCACTGTCACTGGAGACGATACTTGAGAGCTGGGCTCTGCACACAAACAGACCCACCAGGGTCTGCAGCTCTCCAAACGCCCATTCCTCCTCTGGACACCCGGTCACTGACGCCTAAGCCCACAGGAATGAGCTCATGTGTGCTGGGAGCCTGGCATGGTGCCCAGGGATGGGCCTCAAAGTGGGGCTGGGATTTTACTAAGCGTGGCTGCCGTGAAGGCCATCTGATGGGCTGGCCTGTCACCCTTGGTGGGCGAGTCGCCCCGCTTCCCCACCCAAGGAGGAGTCCTTCCTGTGTGGGGCTTTCCAGGAACTTTAGAACCCCTGCATGGATCTCCTGGTGGAACCTCTTTCCAGATTCCAGAAAGGTGGGCCTGATTCAGCTCTCCAGGATGGGGAGCTTGAGGCTCGGCTGGTACTTAGAGCTGAGTCCTTCTAGCCAGCCCACGTCAGAGGGAAACTTGGGGGGCAGAGGTGAGGGGTTGCAGAAGGGATGCGTGACCGATACACAACGTGCCCATCCGAGCTCAGCCTGTGGCCTGGGCGCAGAAAGGCAGCTCAGGACGGCAAGCTGCACTTCACAGGCTGTGGCACACAGCGGGTCACAACCAGCACTTTTAAGAGAATTTAGCACAGAgtaagacaaaaaggaaaatagagttCCAATTTCATctataggagtgtgtgtgtgttgagttgAGACATGAAATGTATGCACTTCTATCACATGTAGTAAAAAATGTTTCAGAAACACTGGCTTAAAACTGTCTCCTCCAAGGGTGGGAAAGAGAACAGCATGATTTGAGGCCTGAGGACGCGTCAGAGCTGTTATTTCACAGGAGCTTATCTGTGTCTCATAACTCTCCTCCCAGGTAGGTATCACTAtacattcccattttacagatgaggaaaccgaggcttggGGAGGCCACACTGACTGTTTAGAGTATATCACAAGGGTCTGGAACCCTggtttgtctgattccaaagtcagAGGCCTTGCTACAGCACCaatccccaccacacacacacacacacacacacacacaaaggcacatAAGCCAGGGGACCATGTCTTGGATCTGGACTTGTACCCTCCAGCTGTGGAGTCCAAGGCCACACACCTCGCCACTGTGAGGAGAGCTGTCCAGAGAGGTGGCTCATGGTTCTGGGCTCACACGCAACACTGACGACAAGAGccaacatttattgggcacttgcTGCGTGCCACGCACTTCCCTCACATTTTACTTGTCGTCTCCCATTTAGTCCTCCCCACAGCCTTGGTGGTACTATCCCCCTCCCTTTGGGCCTCCTGCCCAGGGCTGGTCACATAACCTGGACAGGGAAGGTGAAGAGATGTCTGCTGGGGGGGCTCCTGGGAAATATTACCACCCCCCGAGACCCTCTTGCCCCTTTGGCAGCTCCCTGCTTCCCACCTCAGTAGTGGTCCCCTGAGGATATGAGGCCAGGAGCAGGGATGGGCATCTTGCACCCACGACGGGAAGGCCGTAGGAGGGCCCCACCCAGAGGCCAGCCTGGCGCAGGTGCTGCACCAGCCATGGCACTGCTCCCTCTGGACTTCCTGTAACCGGAAGGGACTGGACGTCTTCACGGCTTAAGCTACATGTAGCCCAAAGCACTCTCATTGCCTCTCCCTCTGGAAGGACAGCCCAGGGGCAAACTCTTGCAGGTGAAGAGAGGAATCCACTCACCTTTCTTCTGTCTGATTCGGAGGAGGTAGAGGGCGGCGATCAGCAGGGCCACCAGCAAGGCACACACCACGCCCACTGCAATAAAGATTCCGTTCCAGCTGGAAGGCTTGTCTGGGGATCAGAGGGAACAGAGGCTTCATGGACACAAACGAAAAACGCGAAAATTAAACCCACCGCCCCTTTTCACCACCAGGCAGGCGTCATCAACCGAGAACATCTGGCTGGGCCTTCTCAGATATTTCAAGCCACACAGGCACGTTCACACGTCTGCACACACTTCCCCACGCGGCTCACCCACGGGCAGTgaaaaaccacgctgaggtgccAGGAGGGAAAATGCTTGTGGCTGCCAGCCCTGGAGGAAGCCCAGCTGCAGGATGTGGGCAGAAACCTCACTCCCAAGGAATGGAAACATGTTCCCCATCATCTGCGTGGACCACAGAATAGCCACCAAGGCAGCACAGGTCCATCTGAAACTGACTCACCACTGGGGTGTCCCACAGCAGCTGGGGGGAAGGCACAGTGAGGAAGGGCAGACATCTAGCTGGGCTATGGGACTCTGCAAGATCTCAGGGGCTGTCCACTGATCTCAGCCTGGGACCTGGGCTGCTTCGGCGCCAGCATACGAGCTCTGAAACTACACACTTGAAATGGCGACAGGGACTTGGCTGGCCCCACGGCACAGGCAGGGGATCCTACACTAGAGCATGCTAGGTAGTCAGGAGCAGGGCTCTGAGCCACAAAAACATGGGTTCAAATGAATGCccctagttgtgtgaccttgagcaagtcatttaaatcTCCACACGCTGGCTTCTTCTGGTGTTACTGAGACCCAAATCATCTCTACCTCATTGGAGAGCTAACTAACCAATCAAACAGCTAACTCACTCTTTTATCCTTTCAAAAGTACtttttgagtgtctactatgtgccaggctgtgCCAGGTCCTGAAGCCACCATGCTGAGCGAGACAGCCATGGTCCCCAGCAGCTGAGACTCAAAGCTGAGGAGTCACGAAGCTCATCTTTCAACACTGCCAAGAGCAagcacagaggcccagagagaggcaatgacttgtccaaggtcacccagcaagtcTGTGACAGAGCCTGAGTAGAAACCCTcacatcctctctcccagggcAGTACTCATCCTATGAAAACCAGGAACCGGTGACATCAAAGGGACATCCTGACAGGGCCCTACGCCTTCTTTAGAGCTCCTCGTTCCCTTGAAGGATGCACGAAGGAAAAAAATGGTCTCCATTCTAATCCATTCCAAGAGTCTGCTATGTGAAAGGCATAGCCATGCTAATGACAGGTGATGGAACATTCCACAGTGGCACCGAAATGCCAACTAGGTACTGccattttgaagaaaaaagagagatccATCAACAACATGTTGGAAGGGGGCTGAGAAAACGGCACCCTGCACCCTTTACTCTCCCAGGAGAGTTGCAGTGGTATCACTGTCCCATTGGGCATGCTCTTGGCCTAGAAATGCTCTTTGGGAAAGTGTCCCACAGAAAGAGCTGCACATGGAACAGAAGATGCACACGGACATTTACTGCAGCAGAGATTACAGTGAGATAAGCCACAAACATCCTGAGGCTCCCTGCCCCCATGCCCAGGGTGGTAAGCTTGCAATAGAAGCCAGGGGGACTAGGCAAGGGTTAGAAAGAGCAAGGAGGAGGGGGGTGGCTGACATGGATGGTGACGTCATCATTGTCAGGTAAAGAAAGCAGAAGGCAGGATGCTGTGAACAGGAtaagctccctccctcccttcttctttgTTTAATGTGCATTTATGTCAAAAGATCTGTAAAGATATGCATCAAAATCTTACCAGTGGTGACTCTTGGAGAGTGGGATTTGGGGCAGGAGAGCTCACTTGTAAGTTCTACTTTATATTTAGAGACTTCTAGATTATTCTATAATAAGCATTAAttgctacttttaagatttaaaaaaagataaagtttaaAAGGAGCCACATCCATTGGAGTGGAGGCCTCACCAGTGGTTCCACTTGTGTCCTGCTCCTTCTGGTGGGCAGAGGCCTTCAGCGTATGCTGTTTGCTGATCGTCAGCTTCCCGTCATGCTCCACCTGGCAGGTGAGCACCACATCCTCCCTGCGGGTGGATGAGTTCACCAGGAGCCAGCTTGTCCAGCTAAACGTCCCATCCTTGTTCTCTATGAGGGTTGAGGGCATTTCTGTTCGAGTCACATTTCCGTTCTCCAACCAGGTCAGCTTTAGTTGCTGGGGGTAGAACTTGTTCGCCTGGCAGGTGATATTCTCTTGGTTCTCTGCCATGGGGTGTTGGGAAACCTCCAAGGTGGGCGGAACTGAAACAGCACAGGGCAGAAGCTCTGACCTTATGGAACAGACAGATCACAGAGGAGGGCTCCATATCTGACCTGCCACTACAGATGGGAACCACACGGGACAGTGCCAGGCATGCAGCAGGCGCTCAAACACTGAGGCTACTATTTGCATATGAATGAATCACAAACCACAGTGCTGggcgcacagtaggtgctcaggtaCTGGTAGCTTCTATTAGGGTCATAATAAGTAAAATCAACAAGCACAGCCCTTGGCATACAGTGGGAGCATAATAACTGcagcaaagtaaataaaatcaccAAGCATACAGGGGCTGGGCTTAGAGTAGGTACTCAGTGATTGGAGCAGCTATTGGTAAGTAGATGACACTACCTAGCAAAGAGCTTGGCACAGGGCAGGTGTTCACTTGGCAGCTGCCACTAAAACAGGAGTGAGTGACCAGCACATCCAGGAGCCTGGTGATTGGGAAGGACTGTCAGGAATTGGGTTCCAGGCAATTCAGGCCTGGAGCAAACAGCGGGGGGAGGAGCTGGCTTGGGCGCTTGGGTGCAGGTGTGGGCTTGGGCTGGGGGGAAGGGCATCTACCTCGGATGGTCTCAGACAAGTTGGCCGTCCCACGAAGAGGAGGGGCCCCCTGCAGGGTGATGTGGGCCACCTCGCAGATGACCTGGGAGCGAACATCCCCCGGGGCCAGCACCACCTGGGCTGTGCTGGAGATGTTGTAGGACACGTTGTTTTCCTCTGGGTCCACGTTGGTCTGGGAGGCTGAGAGCTCATTCCCATTTTTGAACCATTTCAGGGTGATGTTTCTGGGGGAGAAGCCGTGGGACTTGCAGGTGAAGTTCACTGTCTGCTCGGGCAAGGCCCTCGCCGTGGGGCCCGATACCACGGGGGGAGAGGGCTTGGCTACAAAAGGAGCATTTGTAAACAATAAACATGACTGTGACTACATCACTGATCATAAGTGTGTGACACTGTTAAGAAGCTTCACATGTATTACTTTTCACTCCTTCTACTAGTGCTGGGAGGGGGGGTCAGCCTCATCTTACAGAGGAGGACAACAGGATCCAGAGGTGGACTCTGAGTAAGGGGCAGAGACATGGAATTCCAGACCTGAGTTCAAGGTCCAgcttccttgctctgtcagctgattTCCCACCAATCTGGGTGCAGGAACAAAGTTAATGATGGGTCTCACTCTGTGTTGACTGTTCCTGGCTGACCTCCTCTGGAAACCTTACTCac from Equus asinus isolate D_3611 breed Donkey chromosome 15, EquAss-T2T_v2, whole genome shotgun sequence includes these protein-coding regions:
- the LOC106823033 gene encoding tyrosine-protein phosphatase non-receptor type substrate 1, with protein sequence MEPAGPAPGRLGPLLCLLLAASCAWTGAAGEDLQVKQPDKSVSVAAGETATLRCTLTSLYPVGPIQWFRGTGPGRELIYSFKGGHFPRVTNVSDNTERNNMDFSIRVSNITPADTGIYYCVKFQKGSPDVEFKSGPGTQLTVSAKPSPPVVSGPTARALPEQTVNFTCKSHGFSPRNITLKWFKNGNELSASQTNVDPEENNVSYNISSTAQVVLAPGDVRSQVICEVAHITLQGAPPLRGTANLSETIRVPPTLEVSQHPMAENQENITCQANKFYPQQLKLTWLENGNVTRTEMPSTLIENKDGTFSWTSWLLVNSSTRREDVVLTCQVEHDGKLTISKQHTLKASAHQKEQDTSGTTDKPSSWNGIFIAVGVVCALLVALLIAALYLLRIRQKKAKGSTSSTRLHEPEKNAREITQIQDNNDITYADLNLPKGKKPAPSAAEPNNHTEYASIQARPPPGTEDTLTYADLDMVHLNRAPKQSAPKPEPSYSEYASVQVQRK